A stretch of Cellulosilyticum sp. I15G10I2 DNA encodes these proteins:
- the pyrE gene encoding orotate phosphoribosyltransferase produces MSYKKEFIEFMVRAGVLTFGDFTTKSGRKTPYFVNTGNYKTGYQAAKLGEFYASCIRENIKGNIDALFGPAYKGIPLSVAAAIALSNKYDQDVNYCFNRKEAKDHGEGGSMVGYKLKDGDKVLIIEDVITAGTAIRECLPVLKAAADVEIAGLIISVDRMERGTQNKTAIQEIYDEFGITAYPIVTVREIIDTLHNVPVDGKVVIDDAMRARMEAYLEEYCVK; encoded by the coding sequence GTGAGTTATAAAAAAGAGTTTATTGAATTTATGGTTAGAGCAGGGGTACTTACCTTTGGAGATTTTACGACTAAAAGTGGCCGTAAGACGCCGTATTTTGTAAATACAGGTAATTACAAGACAGGTTATCAGGCGGCAAAGCTTGGGGAATTTTATGCAAGCTGTATACGAGAGAATATTAAAGGGAATATTGACGCCTTATTTGGACCTGCCTATAAGGGGATTCCACTCTCAGTAGCTGCAGCTATTGCTTTATCCAATAAATATGATCAAGATGTGAATTATTGTTTTAATAGAAAGGAAGCGAAAGATCACGGTGAAGGCGGCTCAATGGTAGGTTATAAATTAAAAGATGGCGATAAGGTGCTTATTATTGAAGATGTTATTACAGCAGGAACAGCCATTAGAGAGTGCCTTCCTGTATTAAAAGCTGCAGCGGATGTGGAGATAGCAGGTCTTATTATTTCTGTAGACCGTATGGAAAGAGGTACGCAGAACAAGACAGCGATCCAAGAGATTTATGATGAATTTGGTATCACCGCTTATCCTATTGTAACGGTAAGAGAAATCATAGATACCCTTCATAATGTACCAGTAGACGGCAAGGTTGTAATCGATGATGCAATGCGAGCGAGAATGGAAGCCTATCTTGAAGAGTATTGTGTAAAATAA
- a CDS encoding dihydroorotate dehydrogenase, translating to MIDLSVNLAGVVLKNPITTASGTFSAAESGAFYDLAELGAMITKGVANIPWDGNNTPRIAETYGGMLNSVGLQNPGIDYFIAHELPYLKQFDTKVIVNVAGRSIEDYCEVAEKLSETCVDMLEINISCPNVKQGGIGFGTQSEMAAKVTQEVRKVSKKPIIIKLTPNVTNIAEIAKAVEAEGADAVSLINTLLGMKIDVHKGKTVLFNKMGGLSGPAIKPVAIRMVYQVRRAINIPIIGLGGIMTGEDVAEFIMAGADAVSVGTAAFANPTAPVDIKNELVQYMERHNFRNIQDIRDAFTD from the coding sequence ATGATTGATTTAAGCGTTAATTTAGCAGGTGTTGTATTAAAAAATCCAATCACCACAGCTTCAGGCACCTTTTCAGCAGCTGAAAGCGGGGCGTTTTACGACCTAGCTGAACTTGGAGCGATGATTACAAAAGGGGTGGCCAATATACCTTGGGATGGTAATAATACCCCTCGTATTGCAGAAACTTATGGCGGTATGCTTAATTCAGTAGGGCTTCAAAATCCAGGTATAGACTATTTTATAGCCCATGAATTGCCTTATCTTAAGCAATTTGATACGAAGGTAATTGTTAATGTGGCAGGACGCAGTATAGAGGATTATTGTGAGGTAGCAGAAAAACTCAGTGAAACATGTGTTGATATGCTTGAGATTAATATCTCTTGTCCCAATGTTAAACAAGGTGGCATAGGATTTGGCACTCAGAGTGAAATGGCAGCTAAGGTGACACAGGAAGTAAGAAAAGTATCTAAAAAGCCTATTATCATTAAGTTAACACCAAACGTTACCAATATTGCAGAAATTGCAAAAGCTGTAGAAGCTGAAGGGGCAGATGCCGTATCGCTTATCAATACGTTATTAGGTATGAAGATAGATGTGCATAAGGGAAAAACTGTGCTTTTTAACAAAATGGGTGGTCTTTCAGGCCCAGCTATTAAGCCAGTGGCTATCAGAATGGTTTATCAAGTAAGAAGAGCAATTAACATACCTATTATAGGTCTTGGAGGCATTATGACAGGCGAAGATGTAGCTGAGTTTATTATGGCAGGCGCAGATGCCGTATCGGTCGGAACAGCAGCTTTTGCAAATCCTACAGCACCTGTAGATATTAAAAATGAACTTGTACAATACATGGAGAGACACAATTTTAGAAATATTCAGGATATTAGAGACGCGTTTACAGATTAA
- a CDS encoding dihydroorotate dehydrogenase electron transfer subunit, with translation MCKKIVEGRVLQNIEIATDVYRMVIENKEVATLAQCGQFVNLYPDGKHTLLPRPISICEVVRDTITLVYGVVGAGTREFADYKVGKVIKLSTAVGTGFKPQDTELAVLVGGGIGVPPLVELAKQLTCPKVAVIGFRDEPFLKTELEKAGAKVYVATDNGKEGFKGNVIDLIKKEGIQGDYFYSCGPKVMLKALADYCSERAIPIQVSLEERMGCGYGACVGCVCKIKEDNQLGYEHKKVCKDGPVFLGSEVIWHD, from the coding sequence ATGTGTAAAAAAATAGTAGAAGGCAGAGTGCTTCAAAATATAGAGATAGCTACAGATGTTTATCGTATGGTTATAGAAAATAAAGAAGTAGCTACCTTAGCCCAATGCGGGCAGTTTGTAAATCTTTATCCAGATGGCAAGCATACGCTGCTGCCTAGACCTATTAGTATTTGTGAAGTAGTTAGAGATACCATTACCCTAGTATATGGTGTAGTCGGTGCAGGAACAAGAGAATTTGCAGACTATAAAGTTGGAAAAGTTATCAAGCTGAGTACAGCTGTAGGGACCGGATTTAAACCGCAGGACACAGAACTTGCAGTTCTAGTAGGAGGAGGGATTGGCGTCCCTCCACTAGTAGAACTCGCTAAGCAGCTGACCTGTCCTAAAGTAGCGGTTATAGGATTTAGAGATGAACCTTTCTTAAAAACTGAGCTCGAGAAAGCTGGTGCTAAAGTTTATGTTGCGACAGACAACGGTAAGGAAGGCTTTAAGGGCAACGTTATTGATCTTATTAAAAAAGAAGGTATACAAGGCGACTATTTCTATAGCTGCGGACCTAAGGTGATGTTAAAAGCCCTAGCAGATTACTGTAGTGAGCGCGCTATTCCCATACAAGTTTCATTAGAAGAACGTATGGGCTGTGGATACGGCGCTTGTGTAGGCTGTGTGTGCAAGATTAAAGAAGATAATCAGTTAGGATATGAACATAAAAAAGTATGTAAAGATGGACCAGTCTTTTTAGGAAGCGAGGTGATCTGGCATGATTGA
- the carB gene encoding carbamoyl-phosphate synthase large subunit: protein MPRDMRIKKVLVIGSGPIVIGQAAEFDYSGTQACQAIKEEGIEVVLINSNPATIMTDREVADKIYIEPLTVDFIEKVIIKEKPDSLLAGVGGQTALNLAVELHDKGILEKYNVRVIGSQISAIKEGEDRESFRALMNRINQPVIESKTVETVEDAVAYARKIGYPVVVRPAYTLGGAGGGITETEEELREIAASGIHLSRVNQVLIEKCIKGWKEVEYEVMRDQYGTAISVCNMENIDPVGIHTGDSIVVAPSQTLSDKEYQMLRRASLDIISACDIRGGCNVQIALNPDSFEYAIIEINPRVSRSSALASKATGYPIARVSAKIALGYGLDEIPNTVTGKTYACFEPTLDYVVVKIPKWPFDKFYTAKRTLGTKMMATGEIMAIGNSFESAFLKGLRSLEIGQFSFKHKKLQECSLDELKEKVVIADDERIFALAEMLRRHYREEQVCKITGMDIFFVKKFKWIVEQEELLSEMNYDELTPSYLRKLKRRGFSDKAIAELINVTEDDIRDLRFKWDIVPVYKMVDTCGGEFEAESPYYYSTYDKTDEVEVSDKEKVMVIGSGPIRIGQGIEFDYCSVHAIMALRKRGIETIIVNNNPETVSTDFNISDKLYFEPLTDEDFYHIYLKEKPMGVILQFGGQTAIKLAKFCEKMNIPVLGTQPKQVDAAEDREKFDEVLEKLNIKRPKGKAIWSMDEGLKIALELEYPVLVRPSYVLGGQGMEITYEEAQLRRYLENAFDRDPDNPVLIDRYLMGREIEVDALCDGDEILIPGIMEHLERAGIHSGDSTSIYPSVNIPEHIKEKIIICTKQIAKELQVLGMINIQYIEYKNDLYIIEVNPRSSRTVPYISKVTNVPIIDLAVRAMMGEKLVDMGYGTGLYPEPQNFYAVKVPVFSTEKLPRVEVSLGPEMKSTGEVLGVGVTVEEALYKGFIAAGKSLPRQGGTIFASVQKYDQDEFVELAKRFAKLGYNFVATEGTAKKLQASGIESRVVQKLSEGSEEILEVIRSGEVNMVVNTATKGNDSRRDGFKIRRAAIEASLQILTSLDTLGAMASIVEKQIRTKDTDIYDMGVGSHV, encoded by the coding sequence ATGCCAAGAGATATGCGTATAAAAAAAGTATTGGTAATAGGCTCAGGGCCTATTGTTATCGGTCAAGCTGCAGAGTTTGATTATTCAGGCACACAAGCTTGTCAGGCAATAAAAGAAGAAGGAATAGAAGTTGTACTTATCAATAGTAATCCAGCTACTATTATGACTGATCGTGAGGTAGCAGATAAAATATATATTGAACCGCTTACAGTAGACTTTATAGAAAAAGTTATTATAAAAGAAAAACCAGATAGTCTTCTTGCAGGAGTCGGCGGACAGACAGCACTTAATCTAGCCGTTGAGCTGCATGATAAAGGCATTCTTGAGAAATACAATGTAAGAGTTATAGGGTCACAAATATCTGCTATCAAAGAAGGCGAAGACAGAGAAAGCTTCAGAGCTTTAATGAATCGTATTAATCAGCCCGTTATTGAAAGCAAAACAGTAGAGACAGTTGAAGATGCTGTTGCCTATGCAAGAAAAATTGGTTACCCCGTTGTTGTTAGACCTGCTTATACCCTAGGTGGAGCAGGCGGCGGGATCACTGAGACAGAAGAAGAGCTTAGAGAAATTGCGGCAAGCGGCATTCACCTTTCCCGTGTCAACCAAGTACTTATTGAAAAATGTATTAAAGGCTGGAAAGAAGTGGAATACGAAGTAATGAGAGATCAGTATGGCACTGCAATCTCAGTATGTAATATGGAAAACATTGACCCTGTTGGGATCCATACAGGAGATAGTATTGTAGTAGCCCCTTCACAAACACTCTCAGATAAAGAATATCAAATGCTAAGACGTGCATCTTTAGATATTATCTCAGCCTGCGATATAAGAGGCGGATGTAATGTACAGATAGCACTCAATCCAGATAGTTTTGAATATGCCATTATTGAAATCAACCCACGTGTAAGCCGCTCCTCAGCCCTTGCTTCAAAAGCAACAGGGTACCCAATTGCTCGTGTGTCAGCTAAAATTGCGCTAGGTTATGGGCTTGATGAAATACCGAATACCGTAACAGGCAAAACCTATGCATGCTTTGAGCCAACCCTTGATTATGTTGTTGTCAAGATTCCTAAATGGCCATTTGATAAATTCTATACTGCAAAACGTACACTCGGTACAAAGATGATGGCAACAGGAGAAATTATGGCCATCGGCAATAGTTTTGAGAGTGCTTTCCTTAAAGGGCTTCGCTCGCTCGAAATCGGTCAATTTAGCTTTAAGCACAAAAAACTTCAGGAATGCTCACTTGATGAACTTAAAGAAAAAGTGGTTATAGCAGATGATGAGAGGATTTTTGCTTTAGCTGAAATGCTGCGCAGACATTACAGAGAAGAGCAAGTTTGTAAAATAACAGGTATGGATATCTTCTTTGTAAAAAAATTCAAATGGATTGTAGAACAAGAAGAGCTACTTTCTGAAATGAACTATGATGAGCTTACACCGAGTTACTTAAGAAAACTCAAAAGACGCGGATTTTCAGACAAAGCTATAGCTGAGCTTATAAATGTCACAGAAGATGATATTAGAGACTTGCGTTTTAAGTGGGATATCGTTCCGGTCTATAAAATGGTTGATACCTGCGGGGGCGAGTTTGAAGCAGAGTCGCCTTACTACTACTCAACGTATGATAAAACAGATGAGGTTGAAGTATCAGATAAAGAAAAGGTTATGGTTATAGGTTCAGGACCTATCCGAATCGGCCAGGGGATTGAGTTTGATTACTGCTCAGTTCATGCGATTATGGCACTTAGAAAAAGAGGGATTGAAACGATCATTGTCAATAACAATCCAGAAACTGTAAGTACGGACTTTAATATTTCAGATAAGCTCTATTTTGAACCACTTACAGACGAAGATTTTTATCATATTTACCTTAAAGAAAAACCAATGGGTGTGATCTTGCAGTTTGGCGGACAAACAGCGATTAAATTGGCTAAATTCTGCGAGAAAATGAATATACCTGTTCTTGGAACGCAGCCTAAGCAAGTAGATGCCGCAGAAGATAGAGAAAAATTTGATGAGGTACTAGAAAAACTTAACATTAAAAGACCTAAAGGCAAAGCCATATGGTCTATGGATGAGGGGCTTAAAATAGCCCTAGAACTTGAATACCCGGTTCTTGTTAGACCATCCTACGTACTTGGCGGTCAAGGCATGGAGATTACTTATGAAGAGGCACAGCTTAGAAGATATCTTGAAAATGCATTTGACAGAGATCCAGATAATCCAGTACTGATAGACAGATACCTGATGGGCCGCGAAATAGAAGTTGATGCCCTATGCGATGGTGATGAGATTCTTATACCAGGGATTATGGAACATTTAGAAAGAGCAGGAATTCACTCTGGAGATAGTACGAGTATTTATCCAAGTGTTAATATTCCTGAGCACATTAAAGAAAAAATTATTATTTGCACAAAGCAGATAGCAAAAGAACTTCAAGTACTGGGGATGATTAACATTCAGTACATTGAATACAAAAATGATCTTTATATTATCGAAGTTAATCCGCGTTCAAGCCGTACAGTACCTTATATCTCAAAGGTAACCAATGTGCCGATTATAGATCTTGCGGTTCGTGCAATGATGGGCGAAAAATTAGTTGATATGGGTTACGGCACAGGGCTTTATCCAGAACCTCAAAACTTTTATGCTGTAAAGGTACCTGTATTTTCAACAGAAAAGCTTCCAAGAGTAGAAGTGAGCCTTGGGCCAGAAATGAAATCTACCGGAGAAGTATTAGGTGTGGGCGTTACTGTAGAAGAAGCCTTGTATAAAGGGTTTATTGCAGCAGGTAAAAGCCTTCCAAGACAAGGAGGTACCATTTTTGCAAGTGTGCAGAAGTATGATCAAGATGAATTTGTAGAGCTGGCTAAACGTTTTGCAAAATTAGGCTACAACTTTGTGGCAACCGAAGGCACTGCAAAAAAACTACAAGCAAGTGGCATTGAATCAAGGGTAGTACAAAAACTCTCAGAAGGCAGTGAGGAAATTTTAGAAGTTATAAGAAGCGGAGAAGTTAACATGGTAGTTAATACAGCTACAAAAGGTAATGACTCTAGACGTGATGGTTTTAAAATAAGAAGAGCTGCAATCGAAGCGTCGCTTCAAATACTCACATCACTTGATACACTTGGTGCAATGGCATCTATAGTTGAAAAACAAATTAGAACAAAGGATACTGATATCTACGATATGGGAGTAGGATCACATGTGTAA
- a CDS encoding carbamoyl phosphate synthase small subunit, producing MKAQLILENGMVFEGKAFGYLKETIGEVVFNTGMTGYQEILTDPSYYGQMVVMTYPLVGNYGVNLEDMESYKAHVRAFIVREKCDFPNNFRCELTLDGYLKSQKVIGLEGIDTRALTKVIREHGTMRAIIAVRELTPSQIKLKIDAFNNQTAVSEVTTKEKYEVKGNGPHIAFIDCGTKQNIIRSFGERGCRISVFPATATADEILSINPDGVFISNGPADPKDVPETVEAVKQIVGKKPITAICLGHQLLSLALGGDTMKLKFGHHGCNHPVKDFVTNRVYITSQNHNYVVETLPEGAKVTHTNLNDQTVEGMYFEDLDIYSVQFHPEACPGPTDTAHIFDEFIQVMQGGKL from the coding sequence ATGAAAGCACAACTTATATTAGAAAACGGTATGGTTTTTGAAGGCAAAGCCTTCGGTTATTTAAAAGAAACAATAGGCGAAGTCGTATTTAATACGGGTATGACAGGCTACCAGGAAATACTCACAGATCCCTCTTATTATGGGCAAATGGTAGTTATGACTTATCCGCTTGTGGGTAATTATGGTGTTAACCTTGAAGATATGGAGAGCTATAAAGCTCATGTAAGAGCTTTTATTGTAAGAGAAAAATGTGATTTTCCAAACAACTTTAGATGTGAACTCACATTAGATGGGTATCTTAAGTCACAAAAAGTTATAGGACTTGAAGGTATTGATACAAGAGCTCTGACAAAAGTTATCAGAGAGCATGGTACGATGCGTGCAATCATTGCTGTTAGAGAGCTTACACCAAGTCAAATTAAACTTAAAATAGATGCGTTTAACAATCAAACAGCAGTATCAGAGGTAACAACTAAAGAGAAATATGAAGTTAAAGGAAATGGTCCGCATATCGCTTTTATTGACTGCGGAACAAAGCAAAATATCATCCGTTCTTTTGGGGAAAGAGGCTGCAGGATCAGTGTATTCCCAGCTACGGCTACAGCTGATGAAATACTTAGTATAAATCCAGATGGTGTTTTCATATCTAATGGGCCTGCTGATCCTAAGGATGTACCAGAAACGGTAGAGGCAGTTAAACAAATCGTAGGGAAAAAGCCAATTACAGCAATATGCTTAGGTCACCAGCTGCTTTCACTGGCACTTGGCGGAGATACGATGAAGCTTAAATTTGGTCACCACGGCTGTAATCATCCAGTTAAAGACTTTGTGACAAATCGCGTGTATATTACTTCACAAAATCATAACTATGTGGTAGAGACACTGCCAGAAGGCGCAAAGGTAACCCATACTAATCTGAATGACCAAACAGTAGAAGGAATGTATTTTGAAGATCTTGATATTTATAGTGTGCAGTTTCACCCAGAAGCATGCCCCGGCCCGACAGACACAGCCCACATATTCGATGAATTCATCCAAGTAATGCAAGGAGGTAAACTATAA
- the pyrF gene encoding orotidine-5'-phosphate decarboxylase, with translation MIDRLITQINATQNPTVVGLDPTYAMIPSFIKEEMLESYGKTPKAVAEMFIKFNKSILDEVSELIPAVKPQVAMYEQYGLEGLRAYIETIAYAKAKGLVVIGDVKRGDIASTAAAYAAHIAGVEIEGIHMDLWQEDAVTLNPYMGFDGISPFIEACNKYDRGLFILVKTSNPSGVELQDLLVEGIPVYDKTADLVSKWGELAMGELGYSKIGAVVGATYKEQGIELRKRMPHTFFLVPGYGAQGGKAEDLKEYFGKNGTGIIVNSSRGIIAAYQGNKSVSEKDFAIASKEAVIAMRDDLQGVMS, from the coding sequence ATGATAGATCGATTAATAACTCAAATAAATGCAACTCAAAATCCTACTGTTGTGGGCCTCGATCCCACTTATGCAATGATTCCTTCTTTTATTAAAGAGGAAATGCTGGAAAGCTATGGAAAAACACCAAAAGCAGTTGCTGAAATGTTTATAAAGTTTAATAAAAGTATTCTAGATGAAGTGTCTGAGTTGATCCCTGCTGTAAAACCTCAAGTTGCTATGTATGAGCAATATGGTTTAGAAGGACTTAGAGCTTATATAGAAACGATAGCCTATGCAAAAGCTAAAGGACTTGTAGTAATAGGGGATGTCAAAAGAGGTGATATTGCCTCAACAGCGGCTGCTTATGCTGCACATATTGCGGGTGTAGAAATAGAGGGAATTCATATGGATCTTTGGCAAGAAGATGCTGTTACGCTTAATCCCTATATGGGTTTTGATGGTATATCACCTTTTATTGAAGCATGTAATAAATACGACAGAGGACTTTTTATACTTGTTAAGACCAGTAATCCAAGCGGCGTAGAACTTCAAGATTTATTAGTAGAGGGCATTCCAGTTTATGATAAGACGGCAGATCTTGTAAGCAAGTGGGGCGAGCTGGCTATGGGAGAACTAGGCTATAGTAAAATAGGTGCTGTAGTAGGCGCAACTTATAAAGAGCAAGGGATAGAACTAAGAAAAAGAATGCCACATACCTTTTTCTTAGTACCAGGCTATGGGGCGCAAGGCGGTAAGGCTGAAGATCTAAAAGAATATTTTGGTAAAAACGGTACAGGTATTATTGTAAACTCTTCAAGAGGGATTATTGCAGCATACCAGGGTAATAAAAGCGTATCGGAAAAAGATTTTGCTATCGCCTCAAAAGAGGCAGTTATAGCGATGAGAGATGACCTACAAGGAGTGATGAGCTGA
- a CDS encoding dihydroorotase, with product MKLCIQDGLLINPKTDTQEITDIWIEDGKIIEIGKNNHHIADQTIHAAGKWVVPGLIDLHVHFREPGFEHKEDIKSGCEAAAKGGFTTVCCMPNTSPVIDNECIVEYIKTMAAKANGVNVLPVGAITKGQEGETLANIGKMAEHGICAVSEDGKTVMDAGLMKKAMQYVKPFNIPIFSHTEDHSLAGGSMNAGENAQVFGIKGIPREAEEVIVARDIILAKYTGAKLHLSHMSTKGSIELIRMAKMQGIAITAETAPHYFTLDDGLLGDYDTNKKMNPPLRTKEDVKAMTIALKEGIIDVIATDHAPHHYDEKNVEFDKAPFGIVGLETSFAVSYTALVKAGILTPLELIDKMSTKPAEILGLDKGSVEIGKTADITIIDTTANYTIDPNTFVSKGKNTPFTGMQVSGEVVYTLVNGKIIYQK from the coding sequence ATGAAACTTTGTATCCAAGATGGTTTACTTATTAATCCAAAAACAGACACCCAAGAAATTACAGATATCTGGATTGAAGATGGTAAAATTATAGAAATTGGTAAAAATAATCATCATATAGCAGACCAAACAATTCATGCAGCAGGCAAATGGGTTGTACCTGGACTTATAGATCTGCATGTACACTTTAGAGAACCAGGATTTGAACATAAAGAAGATATTAAAAGTGGTTGTGAGGCTGCTGCAAAAGGAGGCTTTACAACAGTATGCTGTATGCCAAATACAAGTCCGGTTATAGATAATGAATGTATCGTAGAATATATTAAAACGATGGCCGCTAAGGCAAATGGTGTTAATGTTCTACCGGTAGGTGCAATTACTAAAGGGCAAGAGGGCGAAACACTGGCAAACATCGGAAAAATGGCAGAACATGGCATTTGTGCTGTCAGTGAAGATGGCAAGACAGTTATGGATGCAGGGCTTATGAAGAAAGCCATGCAATATGTAAAACCTTTTAATATCCCGATTTTTTCCCATACAGAAGATCATAGTTTGGCTGGCGGGAGTATGAATGCAGGAGAAAATGCACAAGTTTTTGGTATTAAAGGAATTCCAAGAGAAGCGGAAGAAGTGATTGTTGCAAGAGATATTATTTTGGCAAAGTACACAGGGGCAAAGCTTCATCTGTCACATATGAGTACAAAAGGAAGTATTGAACTGATTCGTATGGCTAAGATGCAAGGGATAGCTATTACAGCAGAAACAGCCCCGCATTATTTCACCCTTGATGATGGCCTTCTAGGTGATTATGATACAAATAAAAAAATGAATCCGCCACTTAGAACAAAAGAAGATGTAAAAGCTATGACAATAGCCCTTAAAGAAGGTATAATAGATGTAATCGCCACTGACCATGCGCCGCACCACTATGATGAAAAAAACGTAGAGTTTGACAAGGCACCATTTGGTATTGTTGGTTTAGAAACAAGCTTTGCAGTCAGTTATACCGCTTTAGTTAAGGCAGGGATACTTACCCCTTTAGAACTTATTGATAAAATGAGTACCAAACCAGCAGAAATACTCGGATTAGATAAAGGAAGTGTAGAAATCGGTAAAACGGCAGATATTACAATTATCGATACGACTGCAAACTACACAATTGATCCAAATACTTTTGTAAGTAAGGGGAAAAACACACCATTTACAGGAATGCAAGTTTCGGGAGAAGTAGTTTATACGTTAGTAAATGGTAAAATAATTTATCAAAAATAA
- a CDS encoding aspartate carbamoyltransferase catalytic subunit, whose product MLCQKDLLGIRDLEISKIMSIIELAKDMKPIVLGKEEKKNLLKNKSIVTLFYENSTRTRLAFAMAGTYLGANVTDLGIASSSVQKGETLADTGITLDRMGIDYMIIRHSMSGASHLLAKNVKASVINAGDGANEHPTQALLDLYTIYEKKGGFKDLKVTIVGDIAHSRVARSNVFGLIKLGAKVTLAGSGTLIAKSMEALGCEVTTNIKNAVKDADVVMGLRIQLERQKGGLFPNLREYSQLYGLDQEMFSYASKEAVLMHPAPVNRGVELMPELLDSSVSVIDEQVTNGVAVRMAILALLDEGRMK is encoded by the coding sequence ATGCTTTGTCAAAAAGACTTGCTAGGAATAAGAGATTTGGAAATTTCTAAAATAATGTCTATTATAGAACTCGCAAAGGACATGAAACCAATCGTTTTAGGTAAGGAAGAAAAAAAGAATCTATTGAAAAATAAGAGTATTGTTACTTTGTTTTATGAAAATAGTACGAGGACAAGATTGGCTTTTGCAATGGCAGGCACATATCTTGGTGCAAATGTTACAGACCTTGGGATCGCTTCAAGTAGTGTACAAAAAGGTGAGACACTCGCTGATACAGGTATTACGCTGGATCGAATGGGGATAGACTATATGATTATAAGACACAGTATGAGCGGCGCCAGCCATTTACTTGCAAAGAATGTGAAAGCTTCTGTTATTAACGCTGGGGATGGGGCTAATGAGCATCCTACACAGGCACTTCTGGATCTTTATACTATTTATGAAAAAAAAGGTGGATTTAAAGATTTAAAAGTAACAATAGTTGGTGATATAGCCCATAGCAGAGTCGCAAGATCCAATGTATTTGGACTTATAAAATTAGGCGCCAAGGTCACACTTGCAGGTTCAGGAACGCTTATTGCAAAGAGTATGGAAGCACTTGGTTGTGAGGTAACAACCAATATCAAAAATGCAGTAAAAGACGCTGATGTGGTCATGGGCCTTCGTATTCAGCTTGAGAGACAAAAAGGCGGACTTTTTCCAAACCTTAGAGAATATAGTCAGCTTTATGGACTAGACCAAGAAATGTTTTCTTATGCGAGTAAGGAGGCTGTGCTGATGCATCCAGCGCCAGTTAACAGAGGTGTTGAACTTATGCCAGAGCTTTTAGACAGCAGCGTTTCGGTAATAGATGAGCAAGTTACAAATGGTGTAGCAGTAAGGATGGCAATTTTAGCTTTACTAGATGAAGGGAGAATGAAATAA